The following coding sequences lie in one Euhalothece natronophila Z-M001 genomic window:
- a CDS encoding ATP synthase subunit I has protein sequence MSAPETTDSPTSEASEETNSDRAMTEFYQLQRNLYLVMLGLTVVIFVSVWVAYSGNTALNYLLGACAGLLYFRRLARDIEGLGVSKQGVGFGSVRLAIFIAVMVVAAQLERLAILPVFLGFMTYKAAIIVYVVQTTLFPKGK, from the coding sequence ATGTCAGCACCTGAAACAACCGACAGCCCTACTTCTGAGGCGAGTGAAGAGACAAACTCTGATCGCGCCATGACTGAGTTTTACCAACTCCAACGTAATCTTTATTTGGTTATGTTGGGGTTAACAGTGGTAATTTTTGTCTCCGTGTGGGTCGCTTATTCAGGAAATACCGCACTCAATTACTTATTGGGCGCTTGTGCTGGCTTATTATACTTTCGTCGCTTGGCACGGGATATTGAAGGGCTAGGCGTTTCTAAACAAGGAGTTGGATTTGGTAGCGTCCGTCTCGCGATTTTTATCGCTGTGATGGTTGTAGCCGCTCAACTCGAACGTCTAGCTATTTTGCCCGTATTTTTGGGATTTATGACTTATAAAGCAGCCATTATTGTTTACGTGGTGCAAACCACCCTTTTCCCAAAGGGGAAATAA
- the atpB gene encoding F0F1 ATP synthase subunit A — MTTLLDAIKITPTFPLAELEVGEHFYWEIGNFTIHGQVFLTSWFVIALLLIFSFLGTRNLQRVPSGLQNFLEYALDFIRDIAKTQIGEKEYRPWVPFIGTLFLFIFVSNWSGALFPWKVIEIPHSELAAPTNDINTTVALALLTSLAYFYAGISKRGIGYFKKYIEPTPILLPINILEEFSKPISLSFRLFGNILADELVVAVLVLLVPLFVPLPVMALGLFTSAIQALIFATLAGAYIGESLEHGEEE, encoded by the coding sequence ATGACAACCTTGTTAGATGCAATTAAAATTACCCCTACTTTTCCCCTCGCTGAATTAGAAGTTGGGGAACACTTCTACTGGGAAATCGGTAACTTTACCATTCACGGCCAAGTTTTTTTAACCTCTTGGTTTGTGATTGCTTTACTGTTAATCTTTAGTTTTCTGGGGACTCGTAACTTACAGCGAGTGCCCAGTGGACTGCAAAATTTCCTAGAATATGCCCTCGACTTCATTCGCGACATTGCGAAAACTCAAATCGGTGAGAAAGAATATCGCCCGTGGGTGCCGTTTATTGGAACTTTGTTTTTATTTATCTTTGTTTCCAATTGGTCAGGAGCACTCTTTCCTTGGAAAGTGATTGAAATTCCACATAGTGAATTAGCAGCTCCGACTAATGATATTAATACAACGGTGGCTCTGGCGTTATTAACTTCTCTCGCTTACTTCTACGCGGGGATTAGTAAACGGGGAATCGGTTACTTTAAAAAGTACATTGAACCTACTCCCATTCTCTTACCGATTAATATTCTGGAAGAGTTTAGCAAACCTATCTCCCTTAGTTTCCGACTTTTTGGTAATATTCTTGCGGATGAGTTGGTGGTTGCGGTATTAGTTCTACTAGTGCCACTATTTGTTCCCTTACCAGTAATGGCGTTGGGACTCTTTACCAGTGCCATTCAGGCGTTGATTTTTGCAACCCTGGCTGGGGCTTACATTGGTGAGTCTCTAGAACATGGTGAGGAAGAATAA
- the atpE gene encoding ATP synthase F0 subunit C, whose amino-acid sequence MDSLTAAASVIAAALAVGLAAIGPGLGQGNASGQALEGIARQPEAEGKIRGTLLLSLAFMEALTIYGLVVALVLLFANPFS is encoded by the coding sequence ATGGATTCTTTAACTGCTGCTGCTTCTGTTATTGCTGCTGCTCTCGCTGTTGGTTTAGCGGCGATTGGTCCTGGTTTAGGACAAGGAAACGCTTCTGGTCAGGCTTTAGAAGGAATTGCTCGTCAACCTGAAGCAGAAGGTAAAATTCGTGGAACCTTACTCCTTTCCTTAGCGTTCATGGAAGCGTTAACCATTTACGGGCTTGTGGTTGCACTAGTATTACTCTTTGCTAACCCCTTCTCGTAA
- a CDS encoding F0F1 ATP synthase subunit B', which produces MFDFDATLPLMAVQFLVLVALLNVLFYKPLTRVLDERDDYVRKNLNQAKENAKKSEELAQKFEEQLKDARRESQEIIAKAQAEAQEEASKNIAQAQQEVQAQREKATAEIEAQKREALQSLESQVDTLSHQVLDKLVGRDLVKR; this is translated from the coding sequence TTGTTTGATTTTGATGCCACTCTCCCTTTAATGGCAGTGCAATTCTTGGTTTTGGTGGCCCTCTTGAATGTCTTATTTTATAAGCCTTTAACACGCGTGTTAGATGAACGGGATGACTATGTTCGCAAAAACCTTAATCAAGCGAAGGAAAATGCGAAAAAGTCAGAAGAACTAGCGCAAAAGTTTGAGGAGCAATTAAAGGACGCACGGCGAGAGTCGCAAGAGATCATTGCCAAAGCACAGGCGGAGGCTCAAGAAGAAGCGTCAAAAAATATTGCTCAAGCTCAACAAGAGGTACAAGCCCAACGAGAAAAAGCAACTGCTGAAATTGAAGCCCAAAAGAGAGAGGCTCTGCAATCCCTAGAATCACAGGTGGATACTCTTAGCCATCAAGTTTTGGACAAATTAGTGGGGAGAGATCTAGTCAAACGCTAG
- a CDS encoding F0F1 ATP synthase subunit B: MMGMFSYFLATEAAEEGFGLNFDILETNIINLAIIIAVLFYFGRKFLGNNLSRRRSQIEEEITDVEKRAEKATADLKEAERKLAEAQKEIENIRNSAQESAKKAKERILAENAKEVERIKEAAIQDLDAERERAVAEIKQYIARLALEKVESELRNRLDQSAQEKLIDRSLAQLGGGR; this comes from the coding sequence ATGATGGGGATGTTTTCTTACTTCCTCGCAACCGAAGCTGCAGAGGAAGGCTTTGGACTGAATTTTGATATTCTTGAGACCAATATAATTAACTTGGCGATTATTATCGCAGTTTTATTTTACTTTGGTCGTAAATTTTTGGGTAATAATCTTTCTCGGCGTCGTTCTCAAATTGAAGAGGAAATTACTGATGTCGAAAAACGAGCAGAAAAAGCCACTGCCGATTTAAAAGAGGCAGAACGGAAATTAGCTGAAGCCCAAAAAGAAATTGAGAATATCCGCAACTCAGCCCAAGAAAGTGCGAAAAAAGCAAAAGAGCGGATTTTAGCGGAAAATGCTAAAGAGGTAGAGCGGATTAAAGAGGCGGCTATTCAAGATTTGGATGCGGAAAGAGAACGGGCGGTAGCTGAAATTAAGCAGTATATTGCTCGTTTGGCTTTGGAAAAAGTGGAATCTGAATTGCGAAACCGCTTAGATCAATCTGCTCAAGAGAAGTTAATTGACCGCTCTCTAGCTCAATTAGGAGGAGGGAGATGA
- the atpH gene encoding ATP synthase F1 subunit delta: MRENTLMSAEVVEPYAEALMSLADSQNLVERFGNEAKELLSALKGSQELQQFLASPVIKIEDKKAVLKQVAGEGLHHYLLNFLQLVIDKKRTAFLTSILEQFLARVRERTSTVLAQVTSVTELNQQQRDRVKEQVKAMTNARDVELETSLDPDLIGGVVIKVGSQVLDASLKGQLRRIGLSLEVTAS, from the coding sequence ATGAGAGAAAATACACTCATGAGCGCAGAAGTGGTTGAACCTTATGCTGAGGCCTTAATGTCCTTGGCAGATTCTCAAAATCTAGTAGAACGGTTTGGGAATGAGGCAAAAGAACTACTGTCTGCCCTAAAAGGATCACAGGAGTTACAACAGTTTTTGGCCAGTCCTGTAATTAAAATTGAGGATAAGAAAGCTGTTTTAAAACAGGTGGCTGGCGAGGGATTACATCACTATTTGTTGAACTTCTTGCAGTTGGTCATTGATAAAAAACGAACTGCTTTTTTAACAAGCATTCTGGAGCAGTTTTTAGCTCGCGTACGCGAACGCACTTCTACGGTTTTGGCACAGGTCACTTCGGTGACTGAGTTAAACCAACAACAGCGCGATCGCGTTAAAGAACAAGTAAAAGCCATGACCAATGCTCGGGATGTGGAATTAGAAACTTCTCTGGATCCTGATTTAATTGGTGGGGTTGTGATTAAAGTTGGCTCACAAGTGCTTGATGCTAGCTTGAAAGGACAACTCCGTCGTATCGGCTTAAGTTTAGAAGTTACGGCTTCATAA
- the atpA gene encoding F0F1 ATP synthase subunit alpha codes for MVSIKPDEISSIIRQQIEQYDQSVQVSNVGTVLQIGDGIARIYGLDKVMAGELVEFEDGTVGIALNLEEDNVGAVLMGSGRGIQEGSSVKATGKIASIPVGEGLKGRIVDSLARPVDGKGEIQTDSNRLLESMAPGIIERKSVYEPMQTGITAIDSMIPIGRGQRELIIGDRQTGKTAVAIDTIINQKDEDVICVYVAIGQKASTVAQVAATLEERGALDYTVIVAANASDPATLQYLAPYAGAAIAEHFMYQGKATLVVYDDLTKQAQAYRQLSLLLRRPPGREAYPGDVFYLHSRLLERAAKLNEELGEGSMTALPIIETQAGDVSAYIPTNVISITDGQIFLSSDLFNSGFRPAINVGISVSRVGSSAQIKAMKQVAGKLKLELAQFSELEAFAQFASDLDPATQKQLARGQRLREMLKQPQNSPLSVSEQIAVVYSGINGYLDDLPLEKANDFVQGLREYITNNKPEFAEVIKSEKKLVEKAENLLKEAISEYKETFKASM; via the coding sequence ATGGTTAGTATCAAACCAGACGAAATTAGTAGCATTATTCGCCAACAAATTGAACAGTATGACCAAAGCGTTCAGGTTTCCAATGTGGGAACGGTTCTGCAAATTGGTGACGGGATTGCCCGTATTTATGGCTTGGATAAAGTCATGGCGGGAGAACTGGTGGAATTTGAAGATGGTACGGTTGGCATCGCACTGAACTTAGAAGAAGATAATGTCGGTGCGGTTTTAATGGGCAGTGGTCGTGGCATTCAAGAAGGGAGCTCTGTTAAAGCCACGGGGAAAATTGCCTCGATTCCTGTGGGCGAAGGCTTAAAGGGTCGTATTGTTGACTCTCTAGCCCGTCCTGTGGATGGAAAAGGCGAAATTCAAACGGATTCTAATCGCTTATTGGAATCCATGGCGCCTGGGATTATTGAACGGAAGTCGGTTTATGAACCGATGCAAACAGGGATTACTGCTATTGACAGTATGATTCCCATTGGTCGCGGACAACGGGAGCTAATTATTGGTGACCGTCAAACGGGTAAAACTGCTGTTGCCATTGACACCATTATTAACCAAAAAGATGAAGATGTAATTTGTGTTTATGTCGCGATCGGACAAAAAGCCTCTACCGTGGCTCAGGTAGCAGCAACCCTAGAAGAACGCGGCGCATTAGATTACACCGTGATTGTGGCAGCAAATGCCAGTGATCCTGCAACATTGCAATATCTTGCTCCCTATGCTGGAGCCGCGATCGCGGAACACTTTATGTATCAAGGCAAAGCAACCTTGGTGGTATATGATGACTTAACTAAGCAAGCCCAAGCCTACCGTCAACTTTCACTCCTTCTCCGTCGTCCTCCCGGTCGTGAAGCCTATCCTGGAGACGTTTTCTATCTTCACTCTCGCCTCTTAGAACGGGCTGCTAAGCTCAATGAAGAGTTAGGGGAAGGCAGCATGACCGCCCTGCCAATTATTGAAACTCAAGCAGGAGACGTTTCTGCTTATATTCCCACTAACGTAATTTCCATTACCGATGGACAGATTTTCTTGTCTTCGGACTTGTTTAACTCTGGTTTCCGTCCAGCGATTAACGTCGGGATTTCCGTTTCCCGTGTGGGATCATCAGCACAAATTAAAGCAATGAAGCAAGTGGCTGGAAAATTAAAGCTAGAACTTGCCCAGTTCTCAGAATTAGAAGCCTTTGCTCAATTTGCCTCAGACTTAGACCCTGCTACCCAGAAACAGTTAGCTCGCGGTCAACGTTTACGGGAGATGCTCAAACAGCCTCAAAACTCTCCCCTCTCCGTGAGTGAACAAATTGCCGTGGTTTACTCTGGAATTAATGGCTACCTTGATGATCTGCCCTTAGAAAAAGCCAATGACTTTGTTCAAGGGTTGAGAGAGTATATCACCAATAATAAGCCAGAGTTTGCTGAGGTAATTAAGTCTGAGAAGAAATTGGTTGAGAAAGCAGAAAACTTACTCAAGGAAGCCATTTCTGAATACAAAGAAACCTTCAAAGCCTCTATGTAA
- a CDS encoding F0F1 ATP synthase subunit gamma, producing the protein MANLKEIRDRIDSVKNTRKITEAMRLVAAAKVRRAQEQVSSTRPFADRLAQVLYNLQGRLQFEDVDLPLLEKREVNTVGLLVVSGDRGLCGAYNANVIKRARQRAQELEAEGINYKYIVVGSKADQFLKRREAPIEASYTNLNQIPTAEEASNIADELLSLFLSETVDRIELVYTKFVSLISSRPVIQTLLPLDPQGLEVSDDEIFRLTTKGGDFEVERERVDSDTRTQTFPKDMIFEQDPVQILDALLPLYLNNQLLRALQESAASELASRMTAMNNASDNATELIKTLTLSYNKARQAAITQEILEVVAGAEALGS; encoded by the coding sequence ATGGCAAACTTAAAAGAAATCCGCGATCGCATTGATTCGGTTAAAAATACTCGAAAAATTACTGAGGCAATGCGTCTGGTTGCCGCTGCAAAAGTCCGACGCGCCCAAGAACAAGTTAGTTCCACTCGCCCGTTTGCAGATCGCCTAGCACAAGTTCTATATAATCTACAAGGTCGTCTGCAATTTGAAGATGTGGATCTCCCTCTTTTAGAAAAGCGGGAAGTAAACACCGTAGGCTTGCTGGTTGTCTCTGGTGATCGTGGCTTGTGTGGTGCTTATAATGCCAATGTAATTAAACGGGCTCGTCAGCGGGCGCAAGAATTAGAAGCTGAAGGCATTAACTATAAATATATCGTTGTCGGTAGCAAAGCCGATCAGTTTTTAAAGCGTCGTGAAGCCCCCATTGAAGCAAGCTACACTAACCTGAATCAAATTCCTACCGCTGAGGAAGCCTCGAATATTGCAGATGAACTCTTATCGTTATTCTTGTCAGAAACAGTGGATCGAATAGAACTAGTTTATACTAAGTTTGTCTCTTTAATTAGTTCTCGTCCTGTGATTCAAACTTTACTCCCCCTTGATCCTCAGGGTTTAGAAGTGTCTGATGATGAGATTTTCCGCTTAACCACTAAAGGGGGAGACTTTGAGGTGGAACGGGAGCGAGTAGATAGCGACACTCGCACTCAAACCTTCCCAAAAGATATGATTTTTGAGCAAGATCCAGTGCAGATTCTCGATGCTCTTCTCCCTTTATATCTCAATAATCAGTTACTACGCGCTTTACAAGAATCTGCTGCTAGTGAGTTAGCCTCGCGGATGACAGCGATGAATAACGCTAGTGATAATGCTACCGAACTGATTAAAACCCTTACCCTTTCTTATAACAAAGCACGTCAAGCAGCCATTACTCAAGAGATTCTAGAAGTGGTTGCTGGTGCAGAAGCGCTGGGATCTTAA
- a CDS encoding IS1634 family transposase, whose product MATISNNFSSIEVTNLDHLGIVAGLIDEIGLVEQINELVVEQPREKVSPGHAVKAMILNGLGLFSSPLYLFPKFFEGKPTSHLIGEGIEAKHLNDDRLGRVLDKLYLTGLEDIFLSIALKAIKQFSIDVESVHLDSSSFSVEGEYENPLIEEVNLEVDSEPGEKRNPPQRIEITYGYSRDKRPDLKQFMVDLISSSDGDIPVFLRAGSGNESDQKVFPELFKQFRSQVDFDSLMVADRALYTAENLKQMEELKWLTRVPFRLKPAQALARQIKSSQMSSSSLDGYSYSIHQTTYGGIEQRWLVVESEERKESDQKRLEKKIKKDRLEAEKELRELSRQTYACVPDAIKAAKKLEKKFKYHQISQIETREEKDKNPDQAKVRVRAGLEENLALIQEEKQLAGRFLLATNIVDEGELSPNQMLIEYKEQQSTERGFRFLKDPMFLADSIFIKSPERIQAMVLILGLCLLIYNLGQRELRSALVRRGEMVKNQLGKETNSPTLRWIFQQFQAVHLLKVRGENEVSNLTEERLNLLELFPKPCQQYY is encoded by the coding sequence ATGGCGACTATCTCCAACAACTTCTCATCAATTGAAGTCACCAATTTAGACCATTTAGGAATAGTAGCTGGATTAATTGATGAAATCGGGCTGGTAGAACAAATTAATGAATTAGTAGTGGAACAACCCCGGGAAAAAGTCAGTCCTGGTCATGCAGTGAAAGCAATGATTCTCAATGGATTAGGACTGTTTTCATCTCCGTTATACCTATTTCCCAAGTTCTTTGAAGGAAAACCCACCTCACATTTAATTGGAGAAGGGATTGAAGCCAAACACTTAAATGATGACCGGTTAGGACGAGTCTTAGACAAATTATATTTAACCGGATTAGAAGACATATTTCTTAGCATCGCCTTAAAAGCCATCAAACAATTCTCAATTGATGTCGAGAGTGTTCATCTCGATTCCAGCTCTTTCAGTGTGGAAGGAGAATACGAAAATCCTTTAATCGAAGAAGTCAATTTGGAAGTGGATTCAGAACCAGGAGAAAAACGAAATCCACCTCAACGAATTGAAATTACCTATGGTTATTCTCGGGATAAACGTCCCGACTTAAAGCAATTCATGGTCGATTTAATTAGTAGTAGCGATGGAGATATTCCCGTTTTCTTAAGAGCCGGAAGTGGCAATGAATCTGACCAAAAAGTATTTCCTGAACTTTTTAAGCAATTTCGTTCTCAAGTAGATTTCGATTCATTGATGGTAGCAGATAGGGCACTATACACCGCAGAAAATTTGAAACAAATGGAAGAGTTGAAATGGCTGACCCGAGTTCCCTTCCGTCTTAAACCGGCTCAAGCTCTTGCTAGACAAATTAAATCCTCTCAAATGAGTTCCAGTTCTCTTGATGGATACAGTTACTCGATTCACCAGACAACTTATGGGGGAATTGAACAACGATGGTTAGTGGTAGAAAGTGAAGAAAGAAAAGAATCCGACCAAAAACGTCTTGAGAAAAAAATAAAGAAAGATAGACTCGAAGCCGAAAAAGAATTACGAGAGTTATCTCGACAAACTTATGCTTGTGTTCCTGATGCCATCAAAGCTGCCAAAAAACTAGAAAAGAAATTTAAGTACCATCAAATCAGCCAGATTGAAACTCGTGAAGAAAAAGACAAAAATCCTGACCAAGCTAAGGTTAGAGTTCGAGCCGGTTTAGAAGAAAATTTAGCCCTGATTCAGGAAGAAAAACAACTAGCTGGACGGTTTCTTCTCGCCACTAATATTGTAGATGAAGGGGAACTCTCTCCTAATCAAATGCTCATTGAATATAAAGAGCAACAGTCAACGGAAAGGGGATTTAGGTTCTTAAAAGACCCCATGTTTTTAGCAGACAGCATTTTCATTAAATCTCCGGAACGAATTCAGGCGATGGTCTTAATTCTGGGCTTGTGTCTGCTCATTTATAATTTGGGGCAAAGAGAACTGCGTTCGGCTTTAGTGAGACGAGGAGAAATGGTTAAAAATCAATTAGGGAAAGAAACGAATTCTCCTACTTTACGTTGGATTTTTCAACAATTTCAAGCGGTTCACTTGTTAAAAGTTAGAGGAGAAAACGAAGTTTCTAATCTCACCGAAGAGAGATTAAATTTACTAGAATTGTTTCCCAAACCTTGCCAACAATATTATTGA